Proteins co-encoded in one Rhopalosiphum maidis isolate BTI-1 chromosome 2, ASM367621v3, whole genome shotgun sequence genomic window:
- the LOC113553931 gene encoding YEATS domain-containing protein 2-like → MNSTEKILKNLSADKMSQVVAGVQADLDNEIIKTKQTLDQIDQNIFTCINNLKKLRRSIIISHYAKMKNNADGHKNSQRDALLKNLDCEDEAKDLSVFMTNLNSVSTQAKTEPMSNIEELSKTILQNTLPPANFIPKTGLIDLTFVIGNIVKISDSENEMKYKWTVYVRNAEEGVDNLIYIDKVTYFLHESYEPNHIVDVIKKPFSLTRHGWGEFVIRLRLHFKGNMNVKTDVYHKLCLNKDITVGIPMVAKEQTVKYKLLLHK, encoded by the coding sequence atgaattcaactgaaaaaattctgaaaaacTTGAGTGCAGATAAAATGTCTCAAGTTGTTGCAGGTGTGCAAGCAGATTTAGataatgaaataatcaaaacaaaacaaactcTAGATCAAattgatcaaaatatttttacttgtatcaacaatttaaaaaaacttagaagAAGTATCATTATATCACATTatgcaaaaatgaaaaataatgctgatGGTCATAAAAACAGTCAAAGAGATGCCCTTCTGAAAAACTTGGATTGTGAAGACGAAGCAAAAGATTTGAGTGTATTTATGACAAATCTGAATAGTGTATCGACACAAGCAAAAACTGAACCCATGAGCAACATTGAAGAATTAAGCAAAACCATCTTACAAAATACTTTACCTCCCGCAAACTTTATTCCTAAGACTGGGTTGATAGATTTAACATTTGTTATtggaaatattgttaaaataagtgattctgaaaatgaaatgaaatacAAATGGACTGTTTATGTTCGCAATGCAGAAGAAGGAGTTGACAATTTGATTTACATTGACAAAGTAACATATTTCTTACATGAATCCTATGAACCTAACCATATTGtagatgtaattaaaaaaccattttcaTTAACAAGACATGGTTGGGGAGAATTTGTAATTCGCTTACGTTTGCACTTCAAAGGGAACATGAATGTTAAAACTGATGTTTACCATAAACTGTGCCTGAATAAAGACATAACAGTTGGTATCCCAATGGTTGCTAAAGAACAAACTGTtaagtacaaattattactGCACAAAtag
- the LOC113554028 gene encoding uncharacterized protein LOC113554028 gives MVNIDYENIKKYPTVECALCGFLFRNKTSLKNHLDSMHNGNKIVPGFITKRPRKSTDLQCMEKGCKCKFYNKQLFISHLKFDHCIDFDIRRLKFTSEDEFLTWKEDFEQENNSRYVRVTGCKTLQDGKKLSYYYCNRSTYFTSKSKGVRKRSTPIKVKGLCTASIKEIQNKDGSVEILLCATHYGHDISTEHLRMTKREREEITELIQRGDHPDFVINAARAKASDTLGRVHMLNRKDIKNIERKLGIRHPEFIKHRTINDLSTDRWILKLQRTPDNPILFYKPYNVACENFEPNDVMLIFMTRNQHNWINKFGTDGIFMVTEMSMVRAQLYLTVLYVCDEFNVMLPVCFMMCNDSKIYQSFFLNIIFNKMGCIYAKALITDDNYDLYESWCSIMSPVRHVINQRYIDNQIIEKLQTEIENQDLQHEIYDKICSFFNAPDESIKQEIINYTNNNLKMNNETKVFGTFFDQMFASRADMWAFCYLKESLYLKQMININTVYNQMIVLCENKKHFTPNLSKNMHIFFTALLEIQKNRKTKIEEINIKISNNHKNAMCYPSKLIFPLSNNKWRVTLEDGTNDGYVTVTRKFCKIIDCAVKCEACYNICAHIYECSCRRGEITICEHVHMLGIFNKRSLIDIDEQLKEEKLDVKDIKTNILLKLKRILGNIDFVNDEEILRRISVTLSRVENSVVKAKNTDNWFDD, from the exons ATGGTGAACATTGattatgaaaacattaaaaa GTATCCTACTGTGGAATGTGCTCTTTGTGGATTTTTGTTTCGCAATAAAACTAGTCTAAAAAACCATCTTGATTCTATGCACAATGGGAATAAAATTGTACCaggttttataacaaaaaggCCTAGAAAAAGCACTGATTTACAATGCATGGAAAAAGGAtgcaaatgtaaattttacaataaacagCTCTTTATtagtcatttaaaatttgatcatTGTATTGATTTTGACATACGCAGATTAAAATTCACTTCAGAAGAtg aaTTTCTAACATGGAAAGAAGACTTTGAACAAGAAAATAATAGTCGCTACGTCCGTGTTACTGGTTGCAAGACACTTCAGGATGGTAAAAAACTTTCTTATTACTACTGTAATCGGTCTACATATTTCACTAGTAAGTCTAAAGGAGTGCGAAAGCGAAGTACTCCTATTAAAGTAAAAGGGTTATGTACAGCATCAATTAAAGAAATCCAAAACAAAGATGGCtctgttgaaatattattgtgtgctACACATTATGGTCATGACATATCAACTGAACACTTGAGAATGACCAAACGAGAACGAGAAGAAATTACTGAGTTAATTCAACGGGGTGATCATCCAGACTTTGTCATAAATGCGGCTCGCGCCAAGGCATCAGATACGTTGGGACGTGTTCATATGCTAAATAGAAAAGATATTAAGAATATTGAACGTAAACTGGGAATTAGGCATCcagaatttattaaacataggaCAATCAATGATCTCAGTACAGATAgatggattttaaaattacaacgtACTCCTGATAAtcctatattgttttataaacctTATAATGTAGCATGTGAAAACTTTGAACCTAATGatgttatgttaatatttatgactCGAAATCAACACAAttggataaataaatttggaaCGGATGGAATATTCATGGTGACTGAAATGAGTATGGTTCGTGCTCAATTATATTTGACTGTGCTGTATGTGTGTGATGAATTTAATGTGATGTTACCAGTATGTTTCATGATGTGTAATGatagtaaaatttatcaatcattttttttaaatataattttcaataaaatgggCTGTATTTATGCTAAAGCATTAATCACTGATGACAATTATGACTTATATGAAAGTTGGTGTTCAATTATGTCACCAGTTAGGCATGTTATTAACCAAAGATACAttgataatcaaataatagaaAAGCTTCAAACTGAAATCGAAAATCAAGATTTACAACatgaaatatatgataaaatatgttcattttttaatgcacCTGATGAAAGTATTAaacaagaaattataaattatactaataataatcttaagaTGAACAATGAAACTAAAGTATTTGGAACTTTTTTTGATCAGATGTTTGCTAGCAGAGCAGATATGTGGGCTTTCTGTTATTTGAAAGAATCTCTTTACCTAAAACAAATGATTAACATTAACACCGTTTATAACCAAATGATAGTActatgtgaaaataaaaaacattttactccAAACTTGTCAAAAAATATGCACATTTTCTTTACAGCTCTCTTAGAAATtcagaaaaatagaaaaactaaaattgaagaaattaatattaaaatttccaaCAATCACAAAAATGCAATGTGTTATCCATCTAAACTTATTTTCCCTCTCTCTAATAATAAATGGCGGGTTACACTAGAAGATGGTACAAATGATGGCTATGTGACAGTTACTAGaaagttttgtaaaataatagattgtgCAGTCAAGTGTGAagcatgttataatatttgtgccCATATTTATGAATGTTCGTGCAGACGAGGAGAAATTACTATATGTGAACATGTTCATATGTTAGGCATCTTTAACAAAAGGTCACTAATTGATATTGACGAACaattaaaagaagaaaaactAGATGTTAAagacataaaaacaaatattttattaaaattaaaacgaattCTTGGCAATATAGACTTTGTCAATGATGAAGAAATACTTCGAAGAATCAGTGTAACATTAAGTAGAGTAGAAAACAGTGTTGTTAAAGCAAAAAATACTGACAATTGGTTTGATGATTAA
- the LOC113552827 gene encoding uncharacterized protein LOC113552827, with product MSLCETRNMNVTPSVNVGSGDGDGTSVRVRVIAPSSMGNPSNLEAFRRFLRDAGTTAHVDDSIYRAGADPFYANTDRFRADDLVDALTDDSTVVWCARGGEGASRLIPYLEALPADRKQKIRDARKMLIGYSDATALHVYLHTVYGWRTVHGTMLEMIADRTVDGRSVDALVALVTGRLDRVRYELRPVIAAGHPSGLSLRATVAGGNMTLVENSLGTAFGFRGDGKIVFLEDVHVRPYSLERSLDHMNLAGVFQGAVAVVFGSFSAIPPDEQPLTALVFQRFAATVPFPVFCVDGIGHGFVNNPLPFNTNATVVGPTLSDDATGTPSYTLTVDNVYDADAPLDQ from the coding sequence ATGTCACTGTGCGAGACACGTAATATGAACGTTACGCCATCAGTAAATGTCGGAAGTGGCGACGGCGACGGGACGTCCGTGCGTGTGCGCGTGATCGCGCCGTCGTCCATGGGCAACCCGTCCAACTTAGAGGCGTTCAGGAGGTTCTTGCGGGACGCGGGCACGACGGCGCACGTCGACGACTCGATATACCGGGCCGGCGCCGACCCGTTCTACGCGAACACCGACCGATTCCGTGCGGACGACCTGGTGGACGCGCTGACGGACGACAGCACGGTGGTGTGGTGCGCGCGCGGCGGCGAGGGCGCGTCCCGGCTGATACCGTACCTGGAAGCGTTGCCGGCGGACCGGAAGCAGAAGATCCGGGACGCCCGGAAAATGCTGATCGGCTACAGCGACGCGACGGCGCTGCACGTGTACCTGCACACGGTGTACGGGTGGCGGACGGTGCACGGCACCATGTTGGAAATGATCGCCGACCGCACGGTGGACGGCAGGTCGGTGGACGCGCTGGTGGCCCTGGTGACCGGCCGATTGGACCGGGTACGGTACGAGCTGCGGCCGGTCATTGCCGCTGGCCACCCGAGCGGGCTGTCGCTTCGGGCCACAGTGGCGGGCGGCAACATGACGCTGGTCGAGAACTCGCTAGGCACAGCGTTCGGCTTCAGGGGCGACGGTAAGATCGTGTTCTTGGAAGACGTGCACGTCCGACCGTACTCGTTGGAACGGAGTCTCGATCACATGAACCTTGCCGGCGTATTCCAAGGCGCCGTGGCCGTCGTATTCGGTTCGTTCAGCGCTATACCTCCGGACGAACAGCCGTTGACCGCCTTGGTGTTCCAACGGTTCGCGGCGACCGTGCCGTTTCCAGTGTTCTGCGTCGACGGCATCGGTCACGGGTTCGTCAACAATCCGCTGCCGTTCAACACCAACGCCACGGTGGTTGGACCGACGCTGTCTGACGACGCCACCGGAACACCGTCTTACACGCTGACCGTCGACAACGTCTACGACGCGGACGCACCGCTTGACCAGTAA
- the LOC113552418 gene encoding replication initiator 1-like, which translates to MLYSRPMPVADHFMAFWADAGGQTAGADLGEVCETCYAHCAGGKTELWRHARDEHGADPNLSCHVPGCGRRFFAAAMCADHTTHHRDGGYQRSDDDDDHHHHHHVAGPSGRPPLTCELCGRLSVNRSAYYKHVSVVHPEARAAVCGVCHSYKGDVWSLVDHVRSRHVLELATAETTTAVGDGSDTKRVRRRSIRCTVCGKRYGNNRNMFAHRRVHGLADDLVPTH; encoded by the coding sequence ATGCTGTACTCACGTCCCATGCCGGTGGCCGATCACTTTATGGCGTTCTGGGCCGACGCCGGCGGACAAACGGCCGGCGCAGACCTGGGCGAGGTGTGCGAAACGTGCTACGCACATTGCGCCGGCGGCAAGACGGAACTGTGGCGGCACGCCCGAGACGAGCACGGTGCCGACCCGAACCTGTCGTGTCACGTGCCCGGCTGCGGCCGGCGGTTTTTCGCTGCGGCCATGTGTGCCGACCACACCACGCACCACCGCGACGGCGGCTATCAGCGgtccgacgacgacgacgaccaccaccaccaccaccacgtCGCAGGCCCGAGTGGCCGACCGCCGTTGACGTGCGAACTGTGCGGCCGACTGTCCGTTAACCGGTCGGCGTACTACAAGCACGTAAGCGTGGTGCATCCCGAGGCCCGGGCCGCCGTGTGCGGTGTGTGTCACTCGTACAAGGGTGACGTGTGGTCGCTCGTCGACCACGTGCGGAGCCGGCACGTCCTCGAGCTCGCCACTGCAGAGACGACCACCGCGGTTGGCGATGGATCCGACACGAAGCGGGTCCGCAGACGGAGTATACGGTGCACCGTGTGCGGCAAGCGGTACGGCAACAACCGCAACATGTTTGCTCACAGGCGGGTGCACGGCCTCGCCGACGATCTTGTTCCGACGCACTGA
- the LOC113554838 gene encoding bifunctional 3'-phosphoadenosine 5'-phosphosulfate synthase has product MSVNTRTKAVRGPSRSVATNVTVQKHHVSRDKRGQVLGNVRGFRGCTVWFTGLSGAGKTSVSFELEAYLVARGIPAYGLDGDNMRTGLNRDLGFSPADREENIRRVAEVAKLFADSGVVTLCSFVSPFQQDREMARKIHKEADLPFFEVFVDAPLSVCEERDVKGLYKKARAGHIKGFTGVDQVYEKPDSPELVLKTVHLSIEESTMQVVQMLEENEIIPLQMNRDIDRVPELFVPENAIEKTKSEALLLPRLDIGKIDTQWVQVLAEGWAAPLGGFMNEEEYLQTLHFNSFSEDVNQSIPIVLPISTDKKEQLFGCEEIALWYNSKPIAILRKPSFYPHRKEERVCRQFGTSHPNHPYIKTIYESGDWLVGGNLDVIERILWNDGLDDIRFTPNELRAKWREMKADAIFAFQLRNPIHNGHALLMQDTKKKLLERGYKKPVLLLHPLGGWTKDDDVPLHVRILQHKAVLRDGILDPEATVLAIFPAPMNYAGPTEVQWHAKARMSAGANFYIVGRDPAGVPHPDTNISGDLFDPTHGARVLTMAPGLSDLEIIPFRVAAYDKTKKAMDFYDSARHNDFNFISGTKMRGLAKDGIEPPAGFMASSAWEVLASYYKSLNKL; this is encoded by the exons atgtcagtTAACACAAGGACCAAAGCGGTTCGTGGTCCAAGCAGAAGT gtAGCGACCAATGTCACCGTTCAGAAACATCACGTTTCTCGGGATAAACGTGGACAAGTTCTTGGCAATGTGCGGGGATTCCGTGGTTGTACCGTTTGGTTTACAG gattatcCGGTGCCGGTAAGACGTCCGTGTCCTTCGAATTGGAAGCGTATTTAGTCGCCAGAGGAATACCAGCTTACGGATTGGACGGCGACAATATGCGAACAGGATTAAACAGAGATCTGGGATTTAGCCCCGCCGATCGAGAGGAGAATATTAGGCGCGTGGCTGAAGTGGCCAAATTGTTCGCGGACAGTGGTGTTGTTACATTGTGCAGTTTTGTGTCTCCATTCCAACAA GACAGAGAAATGGCCAGAAAGATACACAAAGAAGCTGATTTACCATTTTTCGAGGTGTTTGTCGATGCACCTTTAAGTGTGTGCGAAGAACGTGACGTCAAAGGTCTTTATAAAAAGGCCAGAGCTGGTCATATTAAag gattTACTGGAGTTGACCAGGTGTATGAAAAACCAGACTCCCCAGAATTAGTTCTTAAAACAGTTCATTTATCCATAGAAGAGAGTACTATGCAAGTAGTACAAATGCTTGAAGAAAAT gaAATAATTCCTCTCCAAATGAATCGTGATATTGACCGCGTACCTGAACTATTTGTCCCAGAAAATGCAATTGAAAAAACTAAATCCGAAGCACTATTACTTCCTCGACTTGACATTGGAAAGATAGACACACAATGGGTACAAGTATTGGCTGAAGGCTGGGCAGCTCCACTTGGTGGTTTCATGAACGAAGAAGAATATTTACaa acTTTGCATTTCAATAGTTTTAGCGAAGATGTTAATCAATCTATACCTATTGTTTTGCCCATATCCACTGATAAAAAGGAACAATTGTTTGGCTGTGAAGAAATTGCTTTATGGTATAATTCAAAACCAATAGCAATACTTCGTAAACCATCATTCTATCCCCACCGTAAAGAAGAACGAGTATGTCGTCAATTTGGAACATCGCATCCCAATCATCCttacataaaa acaatTTATGAAAGTGGTGATTGGTTGGTTGGTGGTAACTTAGACGTCATAGAAAGAATCTTGTGGAATGATGGTTTGGATGATATTCGTTTCACACCAAATGAACTCCGTGCTAAATGGAGAGAAATGAAAGCAGATGCAATATTTGCTTTCCAACTTCGAAACCCAATACATAATGGCCATGCACTATTAATGCAG gACACTAAGAAAAAACTTCTGGAACGCGGATACAAAAAACCGGTTTTACTGTTACATCCTCTTGGTGGCTGGACAAAAGATGATGATGTTCCACTTCACGTGAGAATTCTTCAACACAAAGCTGTACTTAGAGATGGAATTTTAGATCCAGAAGCTACTGTTTTGGCTATTTTTCCAGCACCTATGAATTATGCTGGGCCTACAGAG gtGCAATGGCATGCAAAAGCTCGCATGTCTGCAGGAGCAAACTTTTACATTGTAGGTAGGGATCCAGCAGGAGTTCCACATCCAGATACTAACATATCAGGTGATTTATTTGATCCCACTCATGGTGCACGTGTGTTGACTATGGCACCAGGTCTGTCAGACTTAGAAATTATTCCCTTTCGTGTAGCAGCctatgataaaacaaaaaaagccATGGACTTTTATGATTCTGCACGACACAATGATTTCAATTTCATTTCTGGCACGAAAATGagag GTCTAGCCAAAGATGGCATTGAACCACCTGCTGGGTTCATGGCGTCTTCAGCCTGGGAAGTACTGGCCAGCTATTACAAATCATTGAACAAACTTtga
- the LOC113554029 gene encoding isovaleryl-CoA dehydrogenase, mitochondrial produces the protein MNNSIVRFGSFLFTRSCHRTIARRSLSHYPIDDILFNLNDEQIQLRKTVFDYAQREIATKAAEIDKTNTFNDLRKCWLELGSLGLLGITIPIEYGGTGGSYTDHVIAMEEITRASGSVGLSYAANTNLCMNQIRLNGTHEQKVKYLPSLCNGQAVGALAMSEHGSGSDVVSMKLKAERKGSHYILNGSKFWITNGPDADVLVVYARTNPDIKKQHGITAFIIEKSFEGFTTGPKLDKLGMRGSNTCELIFQDCKVPVENVLGEENKGVYVLMSGLDLERMVLSAGPVGLMQACIDLTFDYVHSRKQFDTKIGEFQLIQAKIADMYTILSATRNYLYNVSRACDKGHICSKDCAGVILFSAENSVKMALDTIQCLGGNGFINDYASGRLLRDAKLYEIGAGTSEIRRLIIGRSLNKEYS, from the exons atgaataactCAATAGTTCGCTTCGGCAGCTTTTTATTTACACGCTCTTGCCACCGAACAATTGCACGTAGGTCTCTGTCACACTATCCAATCgatgatattttgtttaaccTCAATGATGAACAAATtcag ttaCGTAAAACCGTTTTTGATTATGCTCAGAGAGAGATAGCAACGAAAGCGGCTGAAATAGACAAGACTAACACGTTCAATGATCTGAGG AAATGTTGGCTGGAATTGGGATCGCTTGGTCTCCTAGGCATAACCATTCCGATAGAATACGGAGGTACTGGAGGCAGTTATACTGACCATGTCATTGCTATGGAAGAGATTACTAGAGCCAGCGGATCTGTGGGCCTGAGCTACGCAGCCAACACTAACTTGTGTATGAATCAGATTCGATTGAACGGTACCCATGAACAAAAGGTCAAATACTTACCATCG TTATGCAATGGCCAAGCTGTTGGAGCGCTGGCAATGTCTGAACACGGTTCGGGTTCTGACGTAGTTTCTATGAAGTTGAAAGCAGAACGAAAAGGATCTCATTATATTCTAAATGGTAGTAAATTTTGGATCACGAATGGACCAGACGCTGACGTGCTagtg gtctACGCTAGAACGAATccagatattaaaaaacagcATGGTATTACTGCGTTTATAATTGAGAAATCATTTGAAGGGTTCACTACTGGCCCAAAACTCGATAAACTTGGTATGAGAGGTTCTAACACTTGTGAACTTATTTTCCAAGATTGCAAAGTACCTG ttgaaaatgtgttaGGCGAGGAAAATAAAGGTGTATACGTTTTAATGTCCGGACTAGACTTGGAACGAATGGTGCTTAGTGCCGGGCCTGTCGG ATTAATGCAAGCGTGTATAGACCTGACATTTGATTACGTACATTCTAGAAAACAGTTTGATACTAAAATTGGAGAGTTTCAATTGATTCAG gcTAAAATTGCcgatatgtatacaatattgagTGCTACTAGGAATTATCTGTACAATGTAAGTAGGGCTTGCGATAAAGGTCACATTTGCAGTAAAGACTGTGCTGGAGTGATACTTTTTTCTGCTGAAAATTCGGTTAAAATGGCATTGGATACCATACAATGTTTAG GTGGAAATGGGTTTATAAACGATTATGCGTCAGGCAGACTTTTGAGAGATgccaaattatatgaaattggCGCAGGTACCAGCGAAATCAGAAGACTAATTATTGGTAGATCgctaaataaagaatattcttaa